The following coding sequences lie in one Nocardia sp. NBC_01503 genomic window:
- a CDS encoding type II toxin-antitoxin system PemK/MazF family toxin has product MRRGELWTYKGLGRTRHVLVVSANELNNTGSPITCDVTDVAPTGSRVLLSIPITLPNNGGTAYIRVVRGLSGQTDVDRFDSLIGRVPDEVMEQVGLALRAALDL; this is encoded by the coding sequence GTGAGACGTGGCGAACTCTGGACCTATAAGGGCCTCGGCAGGACCCGCCACGTGCTGGTCGTCAGCGCGAACGAACTCAACAACACCGGCTCCCCCATCACCTGCGACGTGACCGACGTGGCACCGACAGGCAGCCGCGTGCTGCTGTCGATCCCGATCACGCTGCCCAACAACGGCGGTACGGCCTATATCCGGGTCGTGCGTGGGCTGAGCGGGCAGACCGACGTGGATCGGTTCGATTCCCTGATCGGCCGTGTGCCCGATGAGGTCATGGAGCAGGTCGGGCTGGCACTGCGCGCCGCCCTGGATTTGTAG
- a CDS encoding DUF6551 family protein — protein MSALASIEWTEPTTLTEGGEPQVYLAAVSVREIFADPTYQRDLDRPRAEHMAREDHWNVRLLGVIELSDRGEGMQPDRYAVINGQHRVEAARLRDRDMPLVAKVHTGLSIEQEAQLFHEIDASTRRLTTWDRWKARRAGGDAVVAAIEAVVVAAGMQVDMAPNNGNIRCTSTLEKVYKLGGGGKGLLLENTLTFIAEVWGKRLDAVDAPLVLGVALILHSYDDVLDHERLGDLLVDYAPRQIKARAEALRETENGQAGKLAALVMISAYNSARGTKKLARDQLGRPSKPQARTSKEAV, from the coding sequence ATGAGCGCCCTGGCCAGCATCGAATGGACAGAGCCGACCACGCTCACCGAGGGCGGGGAACCGCAGGTGTACCTGGCGGCGGTGTCGGTGCGCGAGATCTTCGCCGATCCGACCTATCAGCGGGATCTGGATCGGCCCCGCGCCGAGCACATGGCCCGCGAGGACCACTGGAATGTGCGCCTGCTCGGGGTGATCGAACTGTCCGACCGGGGCGAAGGCATGCAGCCGGACCGATACGCGGTGATCAACGGGCAGCACCGGGTGGAGGCGGCCCGTCTGCGTGACCGCGATATGCCGCTGGTCGCCAAGGTCCACACCGGGCTCAGCATCGAGCAGGAAGCACAGCTGTTCCACGAGATCGACGCCAGCACACGGCGGCTGACCACGTGGGACCGGTGGAAGGCCCGCCGCGCCGGCGGGGACGCTGTGGTGGCCGCGATCGAGGCCGTGGTGGTAGCGGCCGGGATGCAGGTCGACATGGCGCCGAACAACGGCAATATCCGCTGCACCTCCACTCTCGAAAAGGTCTACAAGCTGGGCGGCGGAGGTAAGGGACTGCTGCTGGAGAACACGCTGACCTTCATCGCCGAGGTGTGGGGCAAGCGCCTGGACGCCGTCGACGCGCCGCTGGTACTGGGGGTCGCGTTGATCCTGCACAGCTACGACGACGTGCTGGACCACGAACGCCTGGGGGATCTGCTGGTGGACTACGCACCTCGCCAGATCAAGGCCCGCGCCGAGGCCTTGCGCGAGACCGAGAACGGCCAGGCCGGCAAGTTGGCCGCCTTGGTCATGATCAGCGCCTACAACAGCGCCCGCGGCACCAAGAAGCTGGCGCGCGATCAGCTCGGGCGCCCCTCGAAGCCCCAGGCCCGCACCAGCAAGGAGGCTGTGTGA
- a CDS encoding peptide deformylase produces MTLNAFAQELRRWRDVRGLSRVVLARRLGYSRPYVSKVLSGTENPSAEFAERAEAMLQAGGALRAAFAEFTGARPVPLRRKPLMTEPIETTGGQLVVDHDDASLSYDGTMYRLTQRRHLVNASSEPISRYLIRISVDRYPGAPEKSNALYQDYPLTWDEIDLHAWYGDHRAEPMDWSPHHDRDAFKEVWLQLSSGGRHFPLYPGQACWIEYEYTVTDVHWGHWFQRAVRLPTRLLSVRLDFPSDLQPAVWGLQTSMTAEALPFRTPISHQVSEGRAVYSWSTENPPLHARYRLEWDFRGQADDSERTPPSRVMAGLGIVQEGDAILREVARPFDLPAEAEDARRVVAELHSATERVAQAHTFGKGMGIAAPQIGIGRAVALVRTPEGDTITLFNPRIVEIGGGEDEQYEGCLSFFDLRGKVPRPLSIHVEHTDIDGNTHITVFERGTARLVAHEVDHLHGQLYLDHMRPGIEPISVEQYKGTGSAWTY; encoded by the coding sequence ATGACCCTCAACGCTTTCGCCCAGGAGCTCCGCCGATGGCGCGATGTACGGGGTTTGTCGCGGGTTGTGTTGGCCCGCAGGCTCGGATACTCACGACCGTATGTATCGAAGGTTCTCAGTGGCACCGAGAACCCCTCGGCTGAGTTCGCCGAACGAGCTGAGGCCATGTTGCAGGCCGGGGGAGCGCTGCGGGCAGCCTTCGCCGAATTCACCGGTGCGCGGCCGGTGCCCCTGCGTCGTAAGCCCTTGATGACGGAACCTATCGAGACGACGGGCGGCCAGCTCGTGGTCGACCATGACGACGCAAGCTTGTCCTACGACGGGACCATGTACCGCCTGACCCAGCGGCGGCACCTGGTCAATGCATCATCAGAGCCCATCAGCCGCTACCTGATTCGGATCAGTGTCGACCGGTATCCCGGTGCACCAGAGAAGTCCAATGCGCTGTATCAGGACTATCCGCTGACCTGGGATGAAATCGACCTGCACGCCTGGTACGGCGATCACCGTGCCGAGCCGATGGACTGGAGCCCCCACCACGACCGCGATGCATTCAAAGAGGTGTGGCTACAGCTCTCTTCCGGCGGCCGGCACTTCCCGCTGTATCCGGGCCAGGCCTGCTGGATCGAGTACGAATACACCGTGACGGACGTGCACTGGGGCCACTGGTTCCAGCGTGCAGTACGTCTGCCCACCCGGCTGCTCTCGGTACGTTTGGACTTCCCCAGTGACCTACAGCCAGCGGTTTGGGGGCTGCAAACCTCGATGACAGCCGAAGCGCTGCCGTTCCGCACACCCATCTCCCACCAGGTCAGTGAGGGCCGAGCCGTGTACTCGTGGTCAACCGAGAACCCGCCCCTGCACGCGCGTTACCGACTCGAATGGGACTTCCGCGGCCAGGCCGACGACAGCGAACGCACTCCGCCCTCTCGGGTCATGGCCGGTCTCGGAATTGTGCAGGAGGGGGACGCGATCCTGCGTGAAGTCGCGCGGCCCTTCGACCTGCCTGCCGAGGCCGAGGACGCACGGCGAGTCGTGGCCGAGTTGCACTCGGCAACCGAACGCGTGGCGCAGGCCCATACGTTCGGCAAGGGCATGGGCATCGCAGCCCCACAGATCGGCATCGGGCGCGCTGTTGCCCTTGTCCGAACTCCCGAGGGCGACACCATCACCCTGTTCAATCCGCGCATCGTGGAGATCGGCGGCGGCGAAGACGAACAGTACGAAGGGTGCCTGAGCTTCTTCGACTTGCGCGGCAAAGTCCCCCGGCCGCTGTCCATCCATGTCGAACACACCGATATCGACGGCAACACCCACATCACGGTCTTCGAGCGAGGGACAGCCCGCCTGGTCGCGCACGAAGTGGACCACCTGCACGGCCAGCTCTATCTGGATCACATGCGGCCCGGTATAGAACCGATCTCCGTAGAGCAGTACAAGGGCACTGGGTCGGCCTGGACCTACTGA
- a CDS encoding ParA family protein, with product MAKKRAEIRVLLNQKGGVGKSTTSMNLAATTADTLTGGNVDAESETALVSIDPQGSVLWWGNQVPNLPFHLVQSDYDRIDLLRALPNSPTIKHFFVDTPGWIGHTGTDNDPVAGLPFAEALHAILDVATQVIVPIEPEPLGFDPTARTIERLLKPRGLDYRVVINNWDPRDGKSDLEQTQDYVRANGWPLAKTVIRHYKLNSRAPADGQVVTTYPKNRTGVECRLDYSKLALELNIGGGH from the coding sequence ATGGCCAAGAAACGGGCCGAAATTCGTGTTCTGCTGAACCAAAAAGGCGGGGTAGGGAAGTCCACCACCTCGATGAACCTCGCCGCCACCACGGCCGACACCCTCACCGGAGGCAACGTGGATGCGGAATCGGAAACGGCGCTGGTGAGCATCGACCCGCAGGGGTCGGTGTTGTGGTGGGGTAACCAGGTCCCCAATCTGCCCTTCCACCTGGTGCAAAGCGACTACGACCGCATCGACCTGTTGCGTGCGCTGCCGAATTCGCCGACCATCAAACACTTCTTCGTCGACACCCCCGGCTGGATCGGCCACACCGGCACCGATAATGACCCGGTCGCCGGATTGCCATTCGCCGAGGCGCTGCACGCCATCCTCGACGTGGCCACCCAGGTGATCGTCCCCATCGAACCCGAGCCGCTCGGCTTCGATCCCACCGCGCGGACCATCGAGCGACTGCTCAAGCCGCGCGGCCTGGACTATCGGGTGGTCATCAACAACTGGGATCCACGCGATGGGAAGTCCGATCTCGAGCAAACCCAGGATTACGTGCGCGCCAACGGGTGGCCGCTGGCGAAAACCGTTATCCGCCATTACAAACTGAATTCTCGGGCACCTGCGGACGGGCAGGTTGTCACCACCTATCCGAAGAACCGCACCGGGGTCGAGTGCCGACTGGACTACTCGAAGCTCGCGCTGGAGTTGAATATCGGGGGCGGGCACTGA
- a CDS encoding FtsK/SpoIIIE domain-containing protein: MAYRDCLTMILAAPETQQAAAGLPGWVGATVVGTGVVTVLAAGALWMKARAVSADSRAITTRALTQRERFAEFHPRLRPALERLTDDWAACQLWTSLKLGRAPRDGDLGAWPVLLPSDQADPPDDGIWRDLRSGDARIRLQVPDGWSPQDLVKKSADIAAALDVRGVRVAAADGNQLVLEIRAEAPKIDPQTLKKYPERVHTALTRLLDPWDAADLWAELKLGRKPSATDPGGVPTLVPHVDPDNPTRSDSGITRNDVGIRLRLSMPDGWSPHDLEDEKKSQNLASALDVPAVQLIEADGNKALLELRVFDPIAQVATSELVTAVQVKSLSGQTRTEYRLQVPIGSMSCHDDFRLGQSEYGDPMTMNFARDVHRAIQGATRSGKSVTFNTMIAYSLLMKDTITVIIDPNGATVAPFWECADYVCDSEDPEHAIEVFDIVLKAMYARKKMFPAMREASITRFSPELPLWNIFIDENSHYDTLDYKRKLAKVAKQVAKFGGRLNIADQKMNVDSLPGTVKVNLSDVMCHRVQTRQDFDHVLPGLPAFAAMAANSQQPMAQGVAIARLASHERPVRMRVDYLAASACYDIGDAITKARGAKRPPMGSEPDTATTEDTTNTEGYVDLDTDDDVVICLLPECDEPVEQPRTGRPGKYCSPKHKLKHWRQLNPRKKAGDADGDDIEGGEEKAV, encoded by the coding sequence ATGGCCTATCGCGATTGCCTGACCATGATCCTGGCCGCACCCGAAACCCAACAGGCGGCCGCCGGTCTGCCCGGGTGGGTTGGTGCGACCGTGGTCGGCACCGGAGTAGTGACGGTCCTCGCGGCCGGCGCCCTCTGGATGAAGGCCCGTGCCGTCAGCGCAGACTCGCGCGCCATCACCACCCGCGCCCTCACCCAGCGCGAACGCTTCGCCGAATTCCATCCCCGCCTGCGCCCGGCCCTGGAGCGCCTCACCGACGATTGGGCCGCCTGCCAGCTGTGGACCTCCCTCAAACTGGGCCGCGCACCCCGCGACGGCGACCTGGGCGCATGGCCGGTGCTGCTGCCCTCCGATCAAGCCGACCCACCCGACGACGGCATTTGGCGAGACCTGCGCTCCGGTGACGCGCGGATCCGGCTCCAGGTCCCCGACGGCTGGTCACCGCAGGATCTGGTCAAAAAATCCGCCGATATCGCCGCGGCGCTGGACGTACGTGGCGTGCGCGTGGCGGCGGCCGACGGTAACCAGTTGGTGCTCGAGATCCGCGCCGAAGCCCCGAAGATCGACCCGCAGACGCTCAAGAAATACCCCGAGCGCGTACACACCGCGCTGACCCGCCTGCTCGACCCGTGGGACGCGGCCGATCTGTGGGCCGAACTGAAACTGGGCCGCAAACCCAGCGCCACCGACCCCGGCGGCGTGCCCACCCTGGTACCCCACGTCGACCCCGACAACCCCACCCGCAGCGACAGCGGAATCACCCGCAACGATGTCGGCATCCGCCTGCGTCTGAGCATGCCCGACGGCTGGTCACCGCACGATCTGGAGGACGAGAAGAAGTCCCAGAACCTGGCCTCGGCGCTGGATGTTCCCGCGGTCCAGTTGATCGAGGCCGACGGCAACAAGGCTCTGCTGGAGTTGCGTGTATTCGACCCGATCGCCCAAGTCGCCACCTCCGAGCTGGTCACAGCGGTACAGGTCAAGAGCCTGAGCGGCCAGACCCGCACCGAATACCGGCTACAGGTACCCATCGGCTCGATGTCGTGCCACGACGATTTCCGCCTGGGCCAGTCCGAATACGGCGACCCCATGACGATGAACTTCGCGCGCGATGTGCACCGCGCGATCCAGGGCGCCACCCGCTCGGGCAAGTCCGTCACCTTCAACACGATGATCGCGTACTCGCTGCTCATGAAGGACACCATCACCGTGATCATCGATCCCAACGGCGCGACCGTCGCCCCGTTCTGGGAATGCGCGGACTACGTGTGCGACTCCGAGGACCCCGAGCACGCCATCGAGGTATTCGACATCGTGCTGAAAGCGATGTACGCCCGCAAGAAGATGTTCCCGGCGATGCGCGAGGCCTCCATCACCCGGTTCTCACCCGAGCTGCCGCTGTGGAACATCTTCATCGACGAGAACAGCCACTACGACACGCTGGACTACAAGCGCAAGCTGGCCAAGGTCGCCAAGCAGGTGGCCAAGTTCGGCGGCCGACTCAATATCGCCGATCAGAAGATGAACGTGGACAGCCTGCCCGGCACGGTCAAAGTCAACCTGTCCGATGTCATGTGCCACCGCGTGCAAACCCGCCAGGACTTCGATCACGTGCTGCCCGGCCTGCCGGCATTCGCCGCGATGGCCGCCAACTCCCAACAGCCCATGGCCCAGGGCGTGGCCATCGCCCGCCTGGCATCCCACGAGCGACCGGTGCGCATGCGCGTGGACTACCTGGCCGCGTCAGCCTGCTACGACATCGGCGACGCAATCACCAAGGCCCGCGGCGCCAAGCGCCCCCCGATGGGCTCCGAACCCGACACCGCGACGACCGAGGACACCACGAACACCGAGGGCTACGTGGATCTCGACACGGACGACGATGTGGTGATCTGCCTGCTGCCCGAGTGCGACGAACCGGTCGAACAACCGCGCACCGGCAGGCCCGGCAAGTACTGCTCGCCTAAGCACAAGCTCAAGCATTGGCGTCAGCTCAACCCCCGAAAGAAGGCCGGAGACGCCGACGGAGACGACATCGAGGGCGGGGAAGAAAAGGCCGTTTGA
- a CDS encoding DnaB-like helicase C-terminal domain-containing protein produces MTELTTVTTVGKPSEPNSSPRLGDGFQELIDELDTLAVNGGADSRNIPTGFLELDELTRGLAPGTLTVIGSHPGVGSSTLAMDFARSCAIQSGIPAAYLTLDTLPEAMRQRMLSAEAKVQLRHMLAGAMPEADWTRLARRMSEIADAPLDIQRPPERDIAQLAGQITDMAEQHGTRLVVIDPLHQLTARHDLPYENREREIAEVTRRLKTLALDLRIAIVTTANLSSNPGPRQPIPVRPSLFDLRDSGVIGHVADLVVLIDRPDAWERDHARGGEVDLILAKHRHGATGIFTVAHQLHLCRMVDMAKGSLSTPAPRA; encoded by the coding sequence ATGACCGAACTCACCACAGTGACGACGGTGGGCAAACCTTCCGAGCCGAACTCCAGCCCGCGGCTCGGTGACGGCTTCCAAGAGTTGATCGACGAACTGGACACCCTCGCGGTGAACGGCGGCGCCGATTCCCGCAACATTCCGACCGGATTCCTGGAGCTGGACGAGTTGACCCGGGGCCTGGCTCCGGGCACGCTCACCGTCATCGGCAGTCATCCAGGTGTCGGATCATCTACTCTCGCAATGGATTTCGCCAGATCATGCGCTATCCAGTCCGGCATCCCGGCCGCGTATCTCACGCTGGACACCCTTCCCGAGGCGATGCGGCAGCGGATGCTGTCGGCCGAGGCGAAGGTGCAGCTGCGGCACATGCTGGCCGGCGCCATGCCCGAAGCCGACTGGACCCGACTGGCCCGGCGCATGAGCGAGATCGCCGATGCCCCACTGGACATCCAACGCCCGCCCGAGCGCGACATCGCCCAGCTGGCCGGACAGATCACCGACATGGCCGAGCAGCACGGCACCCGGCTGGTGGTCATCGACCCGCTGCACCAGCTCACCGCACGCCATGACCTGCCCTACGAGAACCGCGAACGCGAGATAGCCGAGGTCACGCGCCGGCTGAAGACGTTGGCGCTGGATCTGCGCATCGCGATCGTGACCACGGCGAACCTGAGCAGCAACCCCGGCCCCCGCCAGCCCATCCCGGTCCGCCCCTCCCTGTTCGATCTGCGCGATTCCGGTGTCATCGGCCACGTTGCCGACCTGGTTGTCCTGATCGACCGGCCCGACGCCTGGGAGCGCGACCACGCTCGCGGTGGCGAAGTCGATTTGATCCTGGCCAAACACAGGCACGGCGCCACCGGCATTTTCACCGTCGCCCACCAGCTGCATCTGTGCCGCATGGTCGACATGGCCAAAGGATCGCTCTCCACCCCCGCGCCGCGGGCATGA